The genomic window GCTGTGGCGCAAGCGGCGATGGACAGCGGCGTGGCCGAACGCCCCATCGCTGATATGGCGGCCTACCGCGAACAGCTTTCCTTCTTCCTTTACCAGTCCGGCATGTTGATGAAGCCGGTGTTCGATGCGGCCAAGCGCGCGCCTAAACGCTTGGTCTATGCCGAAGGCGAGGATGCGCGCGTGCTGCACGCCGTGCAGACCGCCGTAGATGAAGGTTTGGCCTACCCCATTCTGGTCGGTCGCCCATCCGTGGTCGAAATGCGTATCGAGAAACTCGGGCTACGCATCCGCGCAGGCGAGCATTTCGAGCTGGTGGATCCCGAGGATGATCCGCGCTACCGCGACTACTGGATGGAATACCACCGTCTGATGCAGCGTAAAGGCATCACCGTCGATGCCGCGAAATACGCGATGCGCAACAACACCACCTTGATTGCTGCCATGCTGGTGCGTATGGGGTCGGCAGATGCGATGTTGTGCGGTGCGGTCGGCCAACCGTTGGAGCATCTGTCTGTCGTGCGCGAAGTCATCGGCTTGGCGCCACACGCGAGCCTGTTTGCGGCGGCTAACATTCTGATGTTGCCGCAACGCTCGTTGTTCATCTGTGACACACACATCAATCTCGACCCCAGCGCAGAAGAAATTGCCGAGATGACGCTACTTGCCGCAGAAGAGGTGCGCCGCTTCGGTCTCACACCTAAAGCGGGGCTGCTGTCACACTCGAACTTTGGCAGCTTCAACGATGCATCGGCTCAGAAGATGGCGCAAGCCCGAACCATCTTGGCGCAGCGTGCGCCTGGCTTAGAGGTCGAAGGCGAGATGCACGGCGATGCCGCGCTGTCGGAAGCAATACGTTTGCAACTGCTGCCAGATTCCAAGCTGAAAGGTGAGGCGAATCTGCTCATCATGCCGAATCTCGATGCCGCCAACATCGCCTACAATCTGCTGAAAATGGTGGCCGGAGACGGCATCGCCATCGGCCCCATCCTGCTTGGCGCAGATAAGTCGGTTCACGTACTCACCTCGTCCGCCACCGTGCGCCGTATCGTCAACATGAGCGCGCTGGCTGTCGCCGGCGTCAAAACCCATTAGGAGAAGAACACCATGTCACACCAGTTGAACCAGCAAGAGATCTCGATGTTGCGCGAAGAAGTCGAGATGTTGATGCAAGAACGTGCCAGCCTGCTCAGAGTCGTCGGCGCTGCCGCTGTGTTCGTTGCCAATACCGATGGCCGCGACCTGCCCAGCGAAGCGGCCGAGGCCGCCGAGATGCTGTCCACTTTGGTCAATCAGTTACCGGAAGAAACTCTGAAAGACGCGCTGGACAGTGTCCATGCGGCCGTCCCCATCGGCGACCTGTAACGGACATCGCCGCCCGCGCCATGCTCGCGCCCAAACCGCTGACCTTTGCTTTGCTACGCCGCCTAGCCGATGGCGAATTCCATTCTGGTCAAGCACTGGCGGCGGAATTTAGTCTGTCTCGCGCCAGCATCCACAATGCGCTGAGTGAAGTCGAAGGCTTAGGCCTGAGCTTGTACCGCGTGCGCGGTCGCGGTTACCAGATGCCGCAACCACCGCAATGGTTAACGGAGGTTGCGCTTAACGCCTCCTTGGGCGATGCCGCTGCCAGCTTTTCCATCGAAGTCCTCGACACGGCCTCCTCCAGCAATGCCGTATTGTTGCAACGCGCCGCGCTGGGCGCACCTAGCGGTCGCGTACTGGCGGTCGAATGGCAAAGTGCGGGACGTGGGCGGCGCGGACGAAGTTGGCATTCCGCACTCGGCCACTCGCTCACCTTTTCTCTACTGTGGCGCTTCGAGCAAGGACTGTCAGCCTTGTCCGGCCTGAGTCTGGCAGCAGGCGTGGCCATCGCACGGGCACTACATACGCTCGGCATCCAAGGCGCACAACTCAAGTGGCCGAACGATGTGCTGGGTGCGAACGGGGGGAAGCTGGCCGGCATTCTGATCGAAGCGCAGGGCGACATGCTCGGCCCAAGCGCCGTGGTGATCGGTGTCGGCCTCAACCTGAATCTGCCCGACGAGGTGCTGAGCCAAGTGGATCAACCCGTCAGCAGCTTGGCGCAATTGGCACCGTTACCGGAGCGCAATCATTTGCTTGCCGTCATATTGCGCGAACTAGCTACGGTGCTGGAAAGCTTTGCCACCCACGGTTTCGCGCCATTGCAGCAGGAGTGGGAGGCGAATCACGCCGCGCAGCATCGTCCCGTCCGCTTGTCGCTGCCGGATGGCTCGACCTTGGACGGCATCGCGCGGGGAGTGGCGCTGGATGGCACTCTGCGCCTAGACACCGAACACGGCGAACGACTATTCAATTCGGGCGAAGTCAGCCTGCGGATGCAATGAGCACCTTGCTGATCGACGCGGGAAATTCCCGCACCAAGTGGGCGCTACTGGAGCGCGGGCGCTGGGTTCAGCAGGGCGTGAGCGATCACCTAGGATTGCGTGCTGCGCTAGATAATTTACCCGTTCCGACGCGCGTGGTCGCCTCAAACGTGGCTGGCGCAGCCGTTGCTGAATCGCTCACTGAAGTGTGCGCACGCTGGCAAATCGTCCCCGAATTCATCCGTGCCGAAGCACAACAATGCGGCGTGAGCAACGGTTACGAGTCGCCGGAGAAGCTAGGAAGTGACCGCTGGGCGGCGCTGATCGCCGCGTGGCACATCGAACGGCGCGCCTGTCTGGTGGTGAACTGCGGTACGGCGACCACCGTGGATACGCTATCTGCTAACGGCGAATTTATTGGCGGCTTGATCTTGCCCGGCATCACCTTGATGCAGCGAAGCTTACTGACGGGAACGGCACAATTGCGTGATATTGACGGTGCGGTCAGCGACTTCCCGCGCACCACGGCGGACGCGATCGTTAGCGGTGCGATCATCGCCACGGTCGGCGCGATCCTGCACCAGTACGCGCTGCTCGCCATGCCGGATGCACCTTGCCTGCTCAGCGGCGGAGCGGCGGATTCGATCGCCTTACACCTTGAGGAGTTGCCTTTGGCACAGTTGGAAAATCTGGTGCTGCACGGTTTGCAGCTGATCGCCGAAGAGAGCGAAACGCGATGAAATTGGCATTCTGGCTATTGCTGGCAAGCAATCTGGTGCTGCTCGCCATCACCCAACTGGGCGGTACGGCAAGCGCGAACGACCCACAGGTGCTGCCCGAATATCACCCCGAACTGATCCGGCTGTTAAAACCTGAACCTGTCAGCGCACCGGTTCAGGCCGCCACGGCAGTTCCCATCAGTGTCTGTCAGGATTGGGGAGAGTTCTCTGGCACCGAGCTGATACGCGCCGAGAAGTTGCTGGCCGCCAGTTTTCCCGCCGAACGCTGGAGCAAACACTTCGTCGAACGCGCCAACGGCTTTTGGGTATATATCCCGCCGCAATCCTCGCCCACTATGTTGCTCAAGCGCTCGGCGGAATTGAAGATGAGCGGCATCAATGATTTTTACTCCGTCAAGGAAGATGGCCCGCTGTTCGGGGCGATTTCGTTAGGCGCGTTCAAACGGCGCGAAGGTGGCGAGAAGTTGCTGGCACGCCTGCAAGCCAAAGGCGTGAGCGATGCAAAATTGGAGCCGTATCTGACCCGCAACACCTACGCCGCCTTTACCGTACGCGAGTTGACCGAGGCTGAATCTTCGAATCTGAAGCAGCGCTTCCCCGCCAGCCATCTGCAAGTGACGGCCTGCACTTCGCCCACCGAAAGCCCGAAACCATGATCTTCGACAAACTCTGCAACGCTGACCGCTACGCTGCACTTCACCCCCTGTTCGCAGCGGCCTTCGACTACCTGCGTTTCACCGATTTCAGCCAGATCGAAAATGGTCGCTACCCCTTGCAAGGTGAGCAGTTGATCGCCATCGTCGAAGGCGCGCAAGGCCGCAGCCGCGAGAACGCACCGCTAGAACGGCATCGCCGTTACATCGACATCCAGTTCGTGTTGAGTGGCAATGATGAGATGGGCTGGCGGCCAGTGAGCGAGTGCCAACAACCGACGTGCGACTACATCGATGAACGCGACATCCAGTTCTTCCGCGATGCGCCCGCCAGTTGGATCAGCACCCCGCCCGGCGCGTTCTGCATCTTCTTCCCCGAAGATGCGCACGCCCCGCTGGTGAGCGAGGGCGCTATCCGCAAAGTGATATTGAAAGTCGAAGCGGTCTAGTCGTCGAAGGCGATGTCGCCTTCATCTACCTTGTCGCCCAGTTTCAACGACTTGAAATCGAACAGCCCGCCATCCAGCAGATGGGAGGGCTTCACGTTCTGCATGGCGGTGAAGATGGTCTGGGTACGGCCCGGATACTCGCGCTCCCAGTTGGTGAGCATCTCCTTGATGTTCTGCCGTTGCAGATTTTCCTGAGAGCCGCACAGATTGCACGGGATGATGGGGAACTCCATGCCGCGTGCGTAACGGGCGATATCCTTCTCAGCGCAATAAGCCAGCGGACGGATCACCACATGGTCGCCCTTGTCGGTGACCAGCTTAGGCGGCATCGCCTTCAGTTTTCCGCCGAAGAATATATTAAGGAACAGCGTCTCCACCATGTCGTCGCGGTGATGCCCCAGCGCGATCTTGTTCGCGCCCAGCTCGCCCGCCACCTTGTAGATGATGCCGCGCCGCAGACGCGAGCACAGCGAGCAGGTGGTCTTCCCTTCGGGGATCTTTTCCTTGACGATGGAATAGGTGTCCTGCGTCTCGATGTGGAACGGCACGCCGACCGTTTTCAGATAATTCGGCAACACATCGGCGGGAAAGCCCGGCTGCTTCTGGTCGAGGTTCATCGCCACGATCTTGAAGTCGATGGGCGCGCGCTTGCGCAAAGTGAGTAGAACGTCGAGCAGCGTGTAAGAATCCTTGCCACCAGACAGACACACCATCACGGTGTCACCCTCTTCGATCATATTGAAATCGGCGATGGCCTTGCCCACCTGATGCTCCAGCCTGCCCTTGAGGCGGTTGAAGTTGGTGGAGCGGGGTTCGAAGTGGATGGTTTGGATGGTGTCGGTCATTATGTTCAATAGTTCTGCTTGGTATTAGATCGTCATTCCGGCGTAGGCCGGAATGACGTGCTCACAGGTTCACGCTACGCCCGCCGTCCACCGCGATGATCTGGCCGGTGATGTAAGGCGCATCGCCGATCAAAAAAGTAACGGTGCGGGCGATGTCGTCGGGCTCGCCTTCGCGTTTGAGCAGGGTGTGGGCGACGATCTTGCGGCGCTTTTCCTCGTCTTCCCAGCCGCCGTCCTCCGGCCACAGAATCACGCCGGGGGCGACCGCATTGACGCGCACATACGGAGCCAACTCCTGCGCCAATCCCTTGGTCAGCGCCACCAACCCAGCCTTGGCCACGCTGTAGAGCAGATGGCCGTGCATCGGGCGTTCGGCGTGGATATCCACGATATTGACGATGGCACCGTGACAGCGCCGCAGTTCCGCCGCCGCCGCTTGCGCCAGAAACAACGGCGCTTTCAGATTGGTGCCCAGCAGGTCGTGCCAGTGCGCTTCGTTGGTCT from Ferriphaselus amnicola includes these protein-coding regions:
- a CDS encoding biotin--[acetyl-CoA-carboxylase] ligase — its product is MLAPKPLTFALLRRLADGEFHSGQALAAEFSLSRASIHNALSEVEGLGLSLYRVRGRGYQMPQPPQWLTEVALNASLGDAAASFSIEVLDTASSSNAVLLQRAALGAPSGRVLAVEWQSAGRGRRGRSWHSALGHSLTFSLLWRFEQGLSALSGLSLAAGVAIARALHTLGIQGAQLKWPNDVLGANGGKLAGILIEAQGDMLGPSAVVIGVGLNLNLPDEVLSQVDQPVSSLAQLAPLPERNHLLAVILRELATVLESFATHGFAPLQQEWEANHAAQHRPVRLSLPDGSTLDGIARGVALDGTLRLDTEHGERLFNSGEVSLRMQ
- a CDS encoding type III pantothenate kinase, which encodes MSTLLIDAGNSRTKWALLERGRWVQQGVSDHLGLRAALDNLPVPTRVVASNVAGAAVAESLTEVCARWQIVPEFIRAEAQQCGVSNGYESPEKLGSDRWAALIAAWHIERRACLVVNCGTATTVDTLSANGEFIGGLILPGITLMQRSLLTGTAQLRDIDGAVSDFPRTTADAIVSGAIIATVGAILHQYALLAMPDAPCLLSGGAADSIALHLEELPLAQLENLVLHGLQLIAEESETR
- a CDS encoding SPOR domain-containing protein, which gives rise to MKLAFWLLLASNLVLLAITQLGGTASANDPQVLPEYHPELIRLLKPEPVSAPVQAATAVPISVCQDWGEFSGTELIRAEKLLAASFPAERWSKHFVERANGFWVYIPPQSSPTMLLKRSAELKMSGINDFYSVKEDGPLFGAISLGAFKRREGGEKLLARLQAKGVSDAKLEPYLTRNTYAAFTVRELTEAESSNLKQRFPASHLQVTACTSPTESPKP
- a CDS encoding YhcH/YjgK/YiaL family protein; translated protein: MIFDKLCNADRYAALHPLFAAAFDYLRFTDFSQIENGRYPLQGEQLIAIVEGAQGRSRENAPLERHRRYIDIQFVLSGNDEMGWRPVSECQQPTCDYIDERDIQFFRDAPASWISTPPGAFCIFFPEDAHAPLVSEGAIRKVILKVEAV
- the ttcA gene encoding tRNA 2-thiocytidine(32) synthetase TtcA, translated to MTDTIQTIHFEPRSTNFNRLKGRLEHQVGKAIADFNMIEEGDTVMVCLSGGKDSYTLLDVLLTLRKRAPIDFKIVAMNLDQKQPGFPADVLPNYLKTVGVPFHIETQDTYSIVKEKIPEGKTTCSLCSRLRRGIIYKVAGELGANKIALGHHRDDMVETLFLNIFFGGKLKAMPPKLVTDKGDHVVIRPLAYCAEKDIARYARGMEFPIIPCNLCGSQENLQRQNIKEMLTNWEREYPGRTQTIFTAMQNVKPSHLLDGGLFDFKSLKLGDKVDEGDIAFDD
- a CDS encoding pteridine reductase, which translates into the protein MQGKTVLVTGGAKRVGAAICRRLHAAGANLAIHYRASVAEAEALRDELNAVRAGSALCVQADLLDVAALPHLVRAAVQHFGRLDALVNNASSFYAATLAETNEAHWHDLLGTNLKAPLFLAQAAAAELRRCHGAIVNIVDIHAERPMHGHLLYSVAKAGLVALTKGLAQELAPYVRVNAVAPGVILWPEDGGWEDEEKRRKIVAHTLLKREGEPDDIARTVTFLIGDAPYITGQIIAVDGGRSVNL